The following proteins are co-located in the Apium graveolens cultivar Ventura chromosome 5, ASM990537v1, whole genome shotgun sequence genome:
- the LOC141661640 gene encoding uncharacterized protein LOC141661640, whose product MASSSTGKHPREGRNRRTWTLVEERVLIDSYYLIIADGYKLDNGQYKTGYLIELEKYMIKLIPGTDLREKPHIESKIKTWKKLWGSVYSALATSGIAWNDSNKMLSIDDEDVWTQMCKRDSELAKLRNKPVEWHDDWQKIFGKDRATGEHAEAPADIIENLDKEQCETAEFSCSTGDSHANEGKRKKAKLQDALLASMEKMQENVESLLKTTVEQFGVMSQRIGYEHDLGKSRREVYGIINKISNLDSKQKLSAASKIVDNPANVDLFLSLPEEMQAEFVHLKLAGHV is encoded by the exons ATGGCATCCTCATCAACTGGAAAACATCCCAGAGAAGGAAGAAATAGGAGGACTTGGACATTAGTAGAAGAAAGGGTTTTGATAGATTCTTATTATCTAATAATTGCGGATGGCTACAAGTTGGATAATGGGCAATACAAAACTGGCTATCTAATCGAGTTGGAAAAATATATGATCAAACTCATTCCAGGTACTGATTTGCGTGAAAAGCCACATATAGAGTCGAAAATAAAGACGTGGAAAAAATTATGGGGTTCCGTCTACAGTGCTTTGGCGACCAGTGGTATTGCTTGGAATGACTCTAATAAAATGTTGAGTATTGATGATGAAGATGTGTGGACTCAAATGTGCAAG CGAGATTCAGAATTGGCTAAACTTCGTAACAAGCCCGTAGAGTGGCATGATGATTGGCAGAAAATTTTTGGCAAGGACAGAGCTACTGGTGAACATGCAGAGGCCCCTGCGGATATTATTGAAAATCTGGATAAAGAGCAATGTGAAACTGCTGAATTTTCATGCTCTACCGGTGATTCACATGCAAATGAAGGAAAAAGGAAAAAAGCAAAGTTACAGGATGCTCTGTTGGCATCAATGGAAAAAATGCAAGAAAATGTTGAGAGCCTATTGAAAACAACTGTAGAACAATTTGGTGTCATGAGTCAAAGAATTGGATATGAGCATGATTTGGGTAAGTCAAGACGAGAGGTGTATGGCATTATTAACAAGATTAGCAATTTGGACAGCAAACAAAAATTGTCAGCAGCATCAAAAATAGTTGATAACCCGGCTAatgttgatttatttttaagtctCCCAGAAGAAATGCAAGCTGAATTCGTGCATTTAAAGTTAGCTGGTCATGTGTGA